The proteins below come from a single Natrinema sp. SYSU A 869 genomic window:
- a CDS encoding AMP-binding protein yields the protein METPLIVTDFLEQARDYYGEQEAIVGTDGDRFTYAEFGERADRFAAALQKRGIEKGDRVAVLDPNTQYHLEAAFGAMQLGAVHTPLNYRLEPDDYEYILSDAGVDAIFADYEYAEKIEAIRDEVPTETFVTNDTESVDGEWEDFDAVVSAAGTEFEQPEMAEDEIITINYTSGTTGDPKGVCRTHRTETLHAYLMSIYHEITDDDTYLWTLPMFHVNGWGHIYAVTGMGATHVCTRGVNPDKVVTAIREEDVSFLCAAPAVLNQLIDYYEEHAAPKGQRIEGSAELRSADHSSGQSPREDGETAGAGEPEMMGEKQVRVTTAGSAPPEATIRAVEDRFSWYLKHLYGATETGPLITISDAKRLMTDDNRFEIKKRQGMGVLGTDVRVVDEDGEDVPRDDQTLGEIAVRGNQIMDRYWNKPEATEEAFSDRVEGYYHTGDLATVDENGMIAIRDRKKDIIISGGENISSIELEDTLFDHDAVADAAVIPAPSDEWGETPKAFVVPSNGDPTDPPVSADELTEFTRDRLASYKVVRRIEYVEELPKTATGKTQKYELRQQEWADEDRMIGEG from the coding sequence ATGGAAACGCCACTCATTGTCACGGACTTCCTCGAGCAGGCGCGGGACTACTACGGGGAGCAGGAAGCGATCGTGGGGACGGACGGCGATCGATTTACTTACGCGGAGTTCGGCGAGCGCGCGGACCGTTTCGCGGCGGCGCTCCAGAAGCGAGGGATCGAGAAGGGCGACCGGGTGGCCGTCCTCGACCCGAACACGCAGTATCATCTCGAGGCGGCCTTCGGTGCGATGCAGCTGGGTGCGGTCCATACGCCGCTGAACTACCGGCTCGAGCCGGATGACTACGAGTACATCTTGTCAGACGCGGGCGTCGACGCGATTTTCGCCGACTACGAGTACGCCGAGAAAATCGAGGCGATTCGTGACGAGGTGCCGACGGAGACGTTCGTGACGAACGATACCGAGAGCGTGGACGGAGAGTGGGAGGATTTCGACGCCGTCGTCTCGGCGGCCGGGACTGAGTTCGAGCAACCCGAGATGGCCGAAGACGAGATCATCACCATCAACTACACCTCGGGGACGACGGGGGATCCGAAGGGCGTCTGTCGCACGCATCGGACCGAGACGCTACACGCGTACCTGATGTCGATCTACCACGAGATCACCGACGACGACACCTACCTGTGGACGTTGCCGATGTTCCACGTCAACGGCTGGGGGCACATCTACGCGGTGACCGGGATGGGTGCGACCCACGTCTGTACGCGCGGGGTCAACCCCGACAAGGTCGTCACCGCGATCCGCGAGGAGGACGTGTCCTTCCTCTGTGCGGCCCCGGCGGTGCTCAACCAACTGATCGACTACTACGAGGAACACGCTGCGCCGAAGGGGCAGCGAATCGAAGGTAGCGCGGAACTTCGTTCCGCGGACCACTCGAGCGGGCAGAGCCCGCGAGAGGACGGTGAAACCGCCGGAGCGGGGGAGCCCGAGATGATGGGCGAGAAACAGGTCCGAGTCACGACTGCCGGCAGCGCGCCGCCGGAGGCGACGATTCGGGCCGTCGAGGACCGCTTCAGCTGGTATCTGAAGCACCTCTACGGGGCGACCGAGACGGGGCCGCTGATCACGATTTCCGACGCGAAGCGTCTCATGACCGACGACAACCGCTTCGAGATCAAGAAGCGCCAAGGGATGGGCGTCCTCGGCACCGACGTTCGCGTCGTCGACGAGGACGGCGAGGATGTCCCCCGCGACGATCAGACGCTCGGCGAGATCGCCGTCCGGGGCAACCAGATCATGGACCGTTACTGGAACAAGCCCGAGGCGACCGAGGAGGCCTTTTCCGACCGCGTCGAAGGCTACTACCACACCGGCGACCTCGCGACCGTCGACGAGAACGGCATGATCGCGATCCGGGACCGCAAGAAAGACATCATCATCTCCGGCGGCGAGAACATCTCGAGCATCGAACTCGAGGACACGCTGTTCGATCACGACGCGGTCGCGGACGCGGCCGTGATTCCCGCACCGAGCGACGAGTGGGGCGAGACGCCGAAGGCGTTCGTCGTGCCATCGAACGGCGATCCGACCGATCCGCCGGTCTCGGCCGATGAACTGACCGAGTTTACCCGCGATCGGCTCGCGAGCTACAAAGTCGTCCGCCGGATCGAGTACGTCGAGGAGCTTCCGAAGACCGCGACGGGGAAGACCCAGAAGTACGAACTGCGCCAGCAGGAGTGGGCCGACGAGGATCGGATGATCGGTGAGGGGTGA